From Lagenorhynchus albirostris chromosome 15, mLagAlb1.1, whole genome shotgun sequence, one genomic window encodes:
- the DCUN1D3 gene encoding DCN1-like protein 3, with amino-acid sequence MGQCVTKCKNPSSTLGSKNGDRDPSSKSHGRRGAGHREEQLPACGKPGGDILVNGTKKAEAATETCQLPTSSGDAGREPKSNAEESSLQRLEELFRRYKDEREDAILEEGMERFCNDLCVDPTEFRVLLLAWKFQAATMCKFTRKEFFDGCKAISADSIDGICARFPSLLTEAKQEDKFKDLYRFTFQFGLDSEEGQRSLHREIAIALWKLVFTQNNPPVLDQWLNFLTENPSGIKGISRDTWNMFLNFTQVIGPDLSNYSEDEAWPSLFDTFVEWEMERRKREGEGRGALSSGPEGLCPEEQT; translated from the exons ATGGGCCAGTGTGTCACCAAGTGCAAGAATCCCTCATCAACTCTGGGTAGCAAGAATGGAGACCGTGACCCCAGCAGCAAGTCACATGGGAGGCGGGGTGCAGGCCACCGTGAGGAACAGCTGCCAGCCTGTGGCAAGCCAGGTGGGGATATCCTTGTCAATGGGACCAAGAAGGCAGAGGCTGCTACTGAGACCTGCCAGCTGCCAACATCCTCAGGAGATGCTGGGAGGGAGCCCAAGTCAAATGCCGAGGAGTCTTCCTTGCAGAGGTTGGAAGAACTGTTCAGGCGCTATAAGGACGAGCGGGAGGATGCAATTTTGGAGGAAGGCATGGAGCGCTTTTGCAATGACCTATGTGTGGACCCCACGGAATTTCGCGTGCTGCTCTTGGCTTGGAAGTTCCAGGCTGCTACCATGTGCAAATTCACCAG GAAGGAGTTTTTTGATGGCTGCAAAGCAATAAGTGCAGACAGCATTGATGGGATCTGTGCACGGTTCCCTAGCCTCTTAACAGAAGCCAAACAAGAGGATAAATTCAAGGATCTCTACCGGTTTACATTTCAGTTCGGCCTGGACTCTGAAGAAGGGCAGCGGTCACTGCATCGGGAAATAGCCATTGCCCTGTGGAAACTAGTCTTTACCCAGAACAATCCTCCAGTATTGGACCAGTGGCTAAACTTCCTAACAGAGAACCCCTCGGGGATCAAGGGCATCTCCAGGGACACTTGGAACATGTTCCTTAACTTCACTCAGGTGATTGGCCCTGACCTCAGCAACTACAGTGAAGATGAGGCCTGGCCAAGTCTCTTTGATACCTTTGTGGAGTGGGAAATGGAGcgaaggaaaagagaaggggaagggagaggtgcACTCAGCTCAGGGCCCGAGGGCTTATGTCCCGAGGAGCAGACTTAG